The proteins below come from a single Procambarus clarkii isolate CNS0578487 chromosome 26, FALCON_Pclarkii_2.0, whole genome shotgun sequence genomic window:
- the LOC138368866 gene encoding uncharacterized PPE family protein PPE21-like: MGTAMKGGLKMGTAMKGSLKMDTAMKGSLKMGTAMKGGLKMGTAMKGSLKMGTAMKGSLKMGTAMKGRLKMGTAMKGSLKMGTAMKGSLKMGTAMKGGLKMGTAMKGSLKMGTAMKGSLKMGTAMKGRLKMGTAMKGSLKMGIAMKGSLKMGTAMKGGLKMGTAMKGSLKMGTAMKGSLKMGTAMKRGLKMGTAMKGGLKMGTAMKCGLKMGTAMKGGLKMGTAMKGSLKMGTAMKGSLKMGTAMKGGLKMGTAMKGSLKMGTAMKGSLKMDTAMKGGLKMGTAMKRGLKMGTAMKRGLKMGTAMKRGLKMGTAMKRGLKMGTAMKGGLKMGTAMKGGLKMGTAMKGGLKMGTAMKGSLKMGTAMKGGLKMGTAMKGGLKMGTATH, translated from the coding sequence ATGGGTACTGCTATGAAGGGCGGCCTTAAAATGGGCACTGCTATGAAGGGCAGCCTTAAAATGGACACCGCTATGAAGGGCAGCCTTAAAATGGGTACTGCTATGAAGGGCGGCCTTAAAATGGGTACTGCTATGAAGGGCAGCCTTAAAATGGGCACCGCTATGAAGGGCAGCCTTAAAATGGGTACTGCTATGAAGGGCCGCCTTAAAATGGGTACTGCTATGAAGGGCAGCCTTAAAATGGGTACTGCTATGAAGGGCAGCCTTAAAATGGGTACTGCCATGAAGGGCGGCCTTAAAATGGGTACTGCTATGAAGGGCAGCCTTAAAATGGGCACCGCTATGAAGGGCAGCCTTAAAATGGGTACTGCTATGAAGGGCCGCCTTAAAATGGGTACTGCTATGAAGGGCAGCCTTAAAATGGGTATTGCTATGAAGGGCAGCCTTAAAATGGGTACTGCTATGAAGGGCGGCCTTAAAATGGGTACTGCTATGAAGGGCAGCCTTAAAATGGGCACCGCTATGAAGGGCAGCCTTAAAATGGGTACTGCTATGAAGCGCGGCCTTAAAATGGGTACTGCTATGAAGGGCGGCCTTAAAATGGGTACTGCTATGAAGTGTGGCCTTAAAATGGGTACTGCTATGAAGGGCGGCCTTAAAATGGGTACTGCTATGAAGGGCAGCCTTAAAATGGGCACCGCTATGAAGGGCAGCCTTAAAATGGGTACTGCTATGAAGGGCGGCCTTAAAATGGGTACTGCTATGAAGGGCAGCCTTAAAATGGGCACCGCTATGAAGGGCAGCCTTAAAATGGATACTGCTATGAAGGGCGGCCTTAAAATGGGTACTGCTATGAAGCGCGGCCTTAAAATGGGTACTGCTATGAAGCGCGGCCTTAAAATGGGTACTGCTATGAAGCGCGGCCTTAAAATGGGTACTGCTATGAAGCGCGGCCTTAAAATGGGTACTGCTATGAAGGGCGGCCTTAAAATGGGCACCGCTATGAAGGGCGGCCTTAAAATGGGCACCGCTATGAAGGGCGGCCTTAAAATGGGTACTGCTATGAAGGGCAGCCTTAAAATGGGTACTGCTATGAAGGGCGGCCTTAAAATGGGTACTGCTATGAAGGGCGGCCTTAAAATGGGTACTGCTACACATTAA